CTCTTATACCCCAAAATACCAAACCGGATATTAAGAAAAACAGGGCTTCTGCAGTCATGTTAACTGCCTTTTCATCAAAAGCACCGTGCATAAAAAGTACGCTTATTATAGGAATTCTAAGTATCAAAAGCCCTATTATGGCTGGAATCACTATAATATTGATATTATTTACTGCACTACTTATATGCTCTTTAAATTCATCATATTTTTTAAGATTTCCACTTCTAGATAGAGACGGAAATATTACTGTAACTATAGCAGATGCAAAAGTAAAATACACAAGCATATTCAATTTATTGGCATAATCCAGGGCTACTATACTTCCCACTGCAAGACCGGAAGCCATTCTCTTTTGAACTACTTCATTTACCTGATTAACTCCCGTTCCTATAATGACCGGTGCAATAAGCATAAGCATTTTTTTTATCTTTGTATCTTTAAAATCTATTTTAAAACTATATTTATATTTATTTCTTATAAGCCAGGGAATTTGTATTACTATCTGAAGTCCATTTCCAAGCATTGTAGCTGCAGTAAGTCCTACAATTCCATGGTGATTTCCAATTAATATGTAAGTTATTATAGGTATATTCATCACTATACCAACCAGTGCCGGTGCCACAAAATCATCTAGTGTTTGAAGCACTGCAGTATAGCCGCTGTTTAAACTCAAAAACAATATATTTATCATACTTATTTTAGTTAAGAATATAACAAGATTATATCTTTCTCCTGTAAAACCCGGTGCAATAACAGCTACTATTTCTTTGGTAAATATCCATCCCATCACACATAGAACAATTGAGATCAACATGAGAATATTCATTATTGAATTAGCAAATTTGAACATTCCCTCCTTGCCTTCTCTATTATAACTTTCACTAAGTAGAGGAATAAAAGTAGTAGTAATGGCAAGCCCAAATAAATTAAACAGAAGATTTGGTATCGTAAGTGACATAAAATATGCATCTGAACTATTAGATGCGCCAAAGGCACTGGCAATAAGTACATCTCTTACAAACCCCATTACTCTGCTTGCCATTGAAATCACCATTACTACTCCAGCAGCTTTAACAAGTTTATCTCTTTTCATGTTTTCCTCCAAATAATCTTTCCGCAGCAATTTAATAGTATTTTTACATATTTAAGAACAATAGATTCTATCTTTAAGTATTTTATCACTAATTAATTTCATATACAATGAGTTAATAGTTCTAGTATTTGGCCAACAATTAATAACTAATTCTTCATTTATGCCCTAAAAATATTTTGCTAAGCAGCAGATTTTTATTAAAAATATACATAGACATCATTATAGGCAAAAATCCTGCCAGAAACATTATGAGAATTACTATATTGTAATTAAAGCCCAGCACTTGATAAGTTACTACTCTAACTCCCGTTTGAAAAAACCAGGATAATAGATAAATATCATAACTATATTTTCCTATATTTTTAAATAACCTTCCTACAGAACCATTCACTATTAAATTTGACAGCATTAAAAATATTCCGCTTCCAAAAAGAGAAGTAATCAAATTATGATAAGGATACATTGTCTTTGTAGGCTGAAATAAATTTAAATTTAAGGTTACAATAATTACAGAAAATATTACGATTATTATCTGTTTGTTCTTAATATTTGACCAACTTTTGTAGACACTATTTAAGTAAATTCCAAAGAAGAAATAAAATAAATAGTGGACTACCCCATAAACATACATGAAGCCTACTTGTTTTGTAAAAAATAAATTTAACATTAAAGTTATTACAAGCGTTATATTTAAAGGAAGCTTTTTAAATAGTGGTGCTACTGCAAACATAAAAAACAAAGTGTATATAAACCAAAAATATTGTATAGGAATATCTAAAGGATAAAATATTATATTTATTATTAAATCATTTAATTTTATAGGCCTTACAGCATAGTTATTCATATACAGCTTTATAGGTACTGCAATTAAAGATACGGAAATATAGGGAATCATAAGTCTTTTAAATTTGCCATAAACAAATCTGCCATAACTTTTTAAAGTACTTATTTCATATATTTTGTAGGCAAAAAAACCTGATATAACAAAAAACAAGGGCATGTGGAATGAATATATAAGTCTATATATGTAAGCATAGAAAACACTTCCATTAAATTGCGCATCGGGAAAAGAATGTCCAAGAACCACTAAAAATATACCTATTCCCCTGGCTATATCCATATCTTTATAATATTTTTTCATAATAAATTACCACCCTTTGTTACAATTCACGATTCACAGTTCACAATCGAAGAGCAATTATATTTTTTCGGGCATCAGGTATGCCAGAAGTAATCCAAGTCCCAGTCCATTGGTAAGCAGAGTAGTCAATATAGGTCCATTAAATAATGCCATTACACCTCCAAAGAGCAGTGCGGATACTAAAAATATATTTTTATTTTCTACGGATTTTATGACTATCATTATAAAATACAAAAGTATGGCAAATAGAATTATTCCTATAATACCAAAATTCATATATGCATCTCCATACCAGGTTACATTTAATCTCATATCAGATCTCCCATAATATACTGTTCCCATATAAAAATTAGGATCCATATTATATATATTTTTGAAGAAGCGTCCAAATATACTGTGGGATAATAACATCTTAGGATACATCCAGAAAAAATCATAATACTCCAAGGCTATTAATGGAGGAAATAAAA
This genomic interval from Clostridium kluyveri contains the following:
- the murJ gene encoding murein biosynthesis integral membrane protein MurJ, producing the protein MKRDKLVKAAGVVMVISMASRVMGFVRDVLIASAFGASNSSDAYFMSLTIPNLLFNLFGLAITTTFIPLLSESYNREGKEGMFKFANSIMNILMLISIVLCVMGWIFTKEIVAVIAPGFTGERYNLVIFLTKISMINILFLSLNSGYTAVLQTLDDFVAPALVGIVMNIPIITYILIGNHHGIVGLTAATMLGNGLQIVIQIPWLIRNKYKYSFKIDFKDTKIKKMLMLIAPVIIGTGVNQVNEVVQKRMASGLAVGSIVALDYANKLNMLVYFTFASAIVTVIFPSLSRSGNLKKYDEFKEHISSAVNNINIIVIPAIIGLLILRIPIISVLFMHGAFDEKAVNMTAEALFFLISGLVFWGIRDIFNRSFYAVQDTTTPMINGAIGVGVNIVMSIVLVKKMGIGGLTLATTISALVSCVLLVKDLRKKIGNINGVNMLKCGIKILTSGVTMGVVIFFINDYLTQFLIGFKGQMIIILISIVVGVLVYAAMLLLLKVSELNTIIDLIKRKFKRSKCV
- a CDS encoding acyltransferase family protein, with protein sequence MKKYYKDMDIARGIGIFLVVLGHSFPDAQFNGSVFYAYIYRLIYSFHMPLFFVISGFFAYKIYEISTLKSYGRFVYGKFKRLMIPYISVSLIAVPIKLYMNNYAVRPIKLNDLIINIIFYPLDIPIQYFWFIYTLFFMFAVAPLFKKLPLNITLVITLMLNLFFTKQVGFMYVYGVVHYLFYFFFGIYLNSVYKSWSNIKNKQIIIVIFSVIIVTLNLNLFQPTKTMYPYHNLITSLFGSGIFLMLSNLIVNGSVGRLFKNIGKYSYDIYLLSWFFQTGVRVVTYQVLGFNYNIVILIMFLAGFLPIMMSMYIFNKNLLLSKIFLGHK